The Zea mays cultivar B73 chromosome 7, Zm-B73-REFERENCE-NAM-5.0, whole genome shotgun sequence DNA segment ccaagaagcaaccctggccaaatcgccacgccaaccgaccaaatcgcaggggcatttaatgcaaaggtggcctgacacctttatcctgacgtgcgcccttcagtcgacagagccgaagtgaccgcaatcacttcgacgctccactgaccggcctgacagaaggacagtgccgcctgcgccgctccaactgttgtgccactcgacagagtgaggctgacaggcagccaggcccggcctcaggcaccataggaaactccgcttcgcccgacccagggctcggactcgggctcagccccggaagacggcgaactccgctccgcccgacccagggctcggactcgggctcagccccggaagacgacgaactccgtttcacccgaccccagggctcggactcagccctggcctcagccgacggtctccgcctcgcccgacccaggggctcggactcgacctcggcctcggaagacagactcgacctcgacctcggaggagcctccacatcgcccaacctagggcacggaccgaccacgtcaacaggaggcgccatcattaccctaccccaagctgactcaggctacgggaaacaagaccggcgtcccatctggctcgctccgccagacaagcaatgatggcgccccgcacgctctatgacgacggcggctctcagcccccttacggaagcaagaggacgtcggcaaggactcgacagctccgacagctgtccttccgccaggctccagcgcaccTCCGACGgctacgacaccacacgaaccgggtgccaaaacctctccggctgccatgatggcatgtacttagggcgctagctctcctccgctagacacgttagcactctgctacaccccgcattgtacacctggatcctctccttacgtctataaaaggaaggaccagggccctcttacagggggttggccgcgcggggaagagaacgggacaggcgctcgcgtgaggccgctcgctccctcccgcgtggacgcttgtaaccccctactgcaagcgcacccgacctgggcgcgggacaaacacgaaggccgtgggatttccacctctctctctccggctgccttttccccccttcgcgctccgtctcgcgccgacccatctgggctggggcacgcggcgacagtttactcgtcggtccagggaccccccggtctcgaaacgccgacagtattgTATTAATACAAAAGACCATATGTCACTGTAGTTGGAATTAGTCTTTTCTGAACGTCTCTAAATTATGTTGAAATCACCCCCTGTTAAAGCAGGAAGGTTTTCTTTGAAATGTACCAATTGATGACCTTATGCAATGAATTTAAGGTGGGGATCCTCTCCCCTCCGTTGACAGTAAAAAAAGCAAGTGTACCGATTCAGTTAAAAAACTTGTTTTATGCTGTGGttgtgccacgccataaaccaacACTAACAGCCACTTAAAACCATGCATCCATCTTGTTTCTAAGTTTAAACTTAACAAAGTATTGTTCTTTCTCTATTTTCCTATATGAGAAGTACGTCAATTGCCCCCTAACAAAATACCAATAGATCTGTCCTGAAGAGGTTTACAATGCCCCACATAATCTTTCAAGTTGTTTGCTTCAAATTAAAGCCAGTTCTCCGGCCGTAATTCATAAAGACAAAAGTATGTAGAAACAATAGAAGCGTTTCGAATTAAAATTAAGCGAACAACTTGTTTACTTCTGCAAAGGTCTTATAACTTGTAAGAAACTTGTGGAACATTCCCTTTCTCTGATTCTGGCAAGACAATAAAAATCAGGTCTTTCTCTAGCCCCGTTTGAATCTTTGAAATTAAATTTTAttctaataatcataatttagacctagatcaattaaactaatatagTTCTATGCGGAATATATGTATATACTACCGTTGACCATATAagagagatatttatgtgctatattttaaCTATAGAGGAGCGAGTCGATGAGCTTGTTACAAATTGCAGATTAGAAATATAGCCTACATAAAATCAATTTCCATCCCTCCACCCTATAAATTTAAGATAATCTTATATTTGAACTTTAAAAAGTGATGGCATGTCAAATTCCAACCCAAATAGGCTACTATATTAAGTAAATTTCAATTCCTCCAAACCAATTTCAGCAAGAAACCTATGTTTCTTACTATCCCCAAAAAATCGTTTTATTGATTAACTAATTCCATCTTTGAATTTCCTGCCTTTTTGGACCAATTTTCTTCGAGGCAGATGTGTCTTTTCTAGGTAAGGTATGTAGATCACAGTCCAGAGAGACCATTTACCTCCCCCTCACTCAAACACTCGGCCACTTTACCACACAATAAGTTTAGTGTGCAAAACAGAAGATCCATTGCCATAATGCAGAACAAGAACATACGTGGAGATAAAGAATACTCAGGTTTTCCATCTAAATACCATCCAGTGATGTACTACATACAGTGATACAAAGAATGTGACGCCCGCCGCAGGGAGGCAGCCAACGCGGAACGCGCGCGCGCCCCACCGCGTCACGAGCTCAGACGTTGTCAGGCAGGTCGAAGTGCTGGACGCCGAGCACCTGCAGCGCGGCGTTCTGGACGAAGAGCACGAGGCCGCACTTGGTGGCGCGAAAGCCGTCCCAGAGCGGGAACTGGACGGTGCCCGACACGGTCTTCTTCGGCGAGGCGCCCTCCCGcacggcggccaccttctcgagaCGGCGCACCACGTGGTCGTTGAGCAGCGACTTGCCCTTGTTCTCGCCGCGCCCGCAGTCGGTCACCAGCCCGCTCTCGTACAGCGCCACCAGCACGCTCGCGCCGCCTGGGCCCTCCACGCGGCTGCGCAGGGTGCCCGTGAACGACGCCTGCAGTGTTGCGGGGCTCGGCCGCTGGAACGTGACCTGCGCGCGCGCATCCGATCCGGTCAGGTCGTGGCTTCACGCAATCACGCTCATCAGTCTACAGTGACAGTGACACCCCAGGCCCCCAGCGTCTACGGGCGATCCGGTTACGGCAGATCTGAATCGCTGTTGGTTGCCGATCCAGCGTAAGCATAGTAGTGGCGATCATGAGACGCTCTACAGCAACAGCATTTGGAATATCCAGGGTTTTTTTTTTGTCTTGGTTCTTAAATTTGCAGAGCAGTTAGCTAAACAGTTTGTGCAAGAAGTATGCAATTTTACGCAGCATACGTACGTACGTACCTTGATGGCGGGCGCGGGGTAGCGCGGGGCGTCGCGGACGGCCAGCGCGAGCGCGTCCTGGTCGGTGCCGACGCAGTGCGCGCGGCCCTGCAGGACGACCTGCGGCGTGAAGAGCGTGTCGAGGCGGAGCGCCTCCACGTAGGCCTTCTGGCGCACGGTCCAGGCGCTGGACGCGAAGGGGTCCTTCCACCCGCGGTAGTCCCAGTAGTCGACGTGGAACGCCAGCACCACGACGGCGCCGTCCCCGGACCCGGAGTCCTGCGCCAGCCGCGCCGCCACGGCGTCCGCCTCGGGCGACGCCCCGCACCCCTGCGACCCGAACAGCTCCACCAGCACCGGGCCAgcggggggcgcctccagctggcccTCGCCAGTCGCGTCGTCCGGCGCCGCCGCGACGCCGCGCCCGAAGCACGCCAGCAGCCGCGGCGCCATTCGGTCGAGCCGAGCGAGCTGTCGTGATCAGCTAGCGAGCGAGCTGCCGTGCGCGCGTCGACCGCAGCTGCGTAGGAACGTCGTCGCGGCGAAGGGAGCGGATCAAGTGAGGTCGCTCGCGCGCTGGCCCTTGGCGCGCAAGATAAGTAGGAGGTGTCTGGGTGTGATGTGATTGGTGGGGGCAGCTGTTGGGTGGGTGGAGTGGAGAGGAGAGGTGGTGGAACGTAACATGGCGGAGGCGACGGCAACAGGGTACCAGCCTGTCGCCACGCACCCGCTCTTGGATCGTCGCCGGCTAGCTGCCATGTGTGTGTTACGCGCCCACGCCTAACCTCCAGGCAGCCCTCTTTGTTTTTTTTTCATCTATCTTTTCCTGCTGCTGACTTTTGCTACATTTAGTTTCCACTGGTTCAGTGCGATCTGAGATGCAATATACTCCATGACTGCTACTAGTATACATTTTGTGGTCGTGTTCTTTACCAAATGTAAAGAGGAGGAGCACGCCTTTTGCTTTCACGATGCATGATGATGCTTTGCTTTATAGATGGCCAACCGGGCCGCACGGCACGGCACTGGCACTAGCACGGCTAGGCACGGCACGAAAGGACACGGCACGGTTAGGCACGGTAGAAGATCCGTGCCGTGCCTATTAGTGCCAGCGTGCTGGGCcctcggcccaggcacggcactacCAGTGCTTAACCGTGTCGTGCCGTGCCAACAGGCACGCCAGCACGCCAGTGCTAGTGCCAGCACGGGCACTACGAGTAGAAAAACCAGCAGCAGCATTCAAACAGCATAACTGAGTAACAGATTTCATAgttaataacagattcaaac contains these protein-coding regions:
- the LOC100194072 gene encoding uncharacterized protein LOC100194072 isoform 3 (isoform 3 is encoded by transcript variant 3), which produces MAPRLLACFGRGVAAAPDDATGEGQLEAPPAGPVLVELFGSQGCGASPEADAVAARLAQDSGSGDGAVVVLAFHVDYWDYRGWKDPFASSAWTVRQKAYVEALRLDTLFTPQVVLQGRAHCVGTDQDALALAVRDAPRYPAPAIKVTFQRPSPATLQASFTGTLRSRVEGPGGASVLVALYESGLVTDCGRGENKGKSLLNDHVVRRLEKVAAVREGASPKKTVSGTVQFPLWDGFRATKCGLVLFVQNAALQVLGVQHFDLPDNV
- the LOC100194072 gene encoding uncharacterized protein LOC100194072 isoform 2 (isoform 2 is encoded by transcript variant 2) — encoded protein: MAPRLLACFGRGVAAAPDDATGEGQLEAPPAGPVLVELFGSQGCGASPEADAVAARLAQDSGSGDGAVVVLAFHVDYWDYRGWKDPFASSAWTVRQKAYVEALRLDTLFTPQVVLQGRAHCVGTDQDALALAVRDAPRYPAPAIKRFRSAVTGSPVDAGGLGCHCHCRLMSVIA
- the LOC100194072 gene encoding uncharacterized protein LOC100194072 isoform 1 (isoform 1 is encoded by transcript variant 1); this encodes MAPRLLACFGRGVAAAPDDATGEGQLEAPPAGPVLVELFGSQGCGASPEADAVAARLAQDSGSGDGAVVVLAFHVDYWDYRGWKDPFASSAWTVRQKAYVEALRLDTLFTPQVVLQGRAHCVGTDQDALALAVRDAPRYPAPAIKVRTYVCCVKLHTSCTNCLANCSANLRTKTKKKPWIFQMLLL